One genomic region from Leifsonia sp. Root1293 encodes:
- a CDS encoding extracellular solute-binding protein, translated as MKKSLRVGAVVATAALATVTLASCGFGSGSSGDASGSATTLNLLVPSYSDNTQGLWETVIDGFEKENPDIKVELEVQSWDNLNDVVTTKIQANQAPDIMNGGPFAGFAADDLLYPIEDVVSSDTLADFQDSFVEVSSVGDTQYGAPLIASARALFVNNDLLTQAGVTTPPTTWDELLADAKKVSALGGGVAGYGMPLGSEEAQAESAVWFYGGGGTFGDADEITIDGVPANLEAATFMQKMIDEGATEADAGSTDRSPLMDIFVQGKIGMQVGLPPTVGQIAEGNPDLDYSIVPIPTKDGSPFTLGVADHLMAFKNDGKKQEAITKFLDYYYTPDVYVPWVKTEGFLPTTKSGAEQLSSEADLKPFLDLLPAAQFYPNTNPAWDATNAAFKSTIGKLAQGDDPQAVLAEIQAAADAG; from the coding sequence ATGAAGAAATCCCTGCGCGTCGGTGCCGTGGTCGCGACTGCGGCCCTGGCAACCGTGACGCTGGCCTCGTGCGGTTTCGGCAGTGGTTCGAGCGGCGACGCGAGTGGGTCGGCGACGACGCTGAACCTGCTCGTTCCCAGTTACTCCGACAACACCCAGGGCCTCTGGGAGACGGTGATCGACGGCTTCGAGAAAGAGAACCCCGACATCAAGGTGGAACTCGAGGTGCAGTCGTGGGACAACCTCAACGACGTCGTCACCACGAAGATCCAGGCGAATCAGGCACCCGACATCATGAACGGCGGGCCGTTCGCCGGTTTCGCCGCAGATGACCTGCTCTACCCGATCGAGGACGTGGTCTCCTCCGACACCCTCGCCGATTTCCAGGACTCCTTCGTCGAGGTCTCCTCCGTGGGCGACACCCAGTACGGTGCTCCGCTCATCGCCAGCGCCCGTGCCCTGTTCGTGAACAACGACCTGCTCACGCAGGCCGGCGTCACGACACCGCCGACGACGTGGGACGAGTTGCTCGCAGACGCGAAGAAGGTCTCGGCACTCGGCGGCGGGGTCGCCGGTTACGGCATGCCGCTCGGTTCCGAGGAGGCTCAGGCCGAGAGTGCGGTCTGGTTCTACGGCGGAGGCGGAACCTTCGGCGACGCGGACGAGATCACCATCGACGGCGTTCCGGCCAACCTCGAGGCGGCCACCTTCATGCAGAAGATGATCGACGAGGGCGCCACGGAGGCCGACGCCGGCTCCACCGACCGCAGCCCCCTCATGGACATCTTCGTGCAGGGCAAGATCGGGATGCAGGTCGGCCTGCCGCCGACGGTCGGGCAGATCGCGGAGGGCAACCCCGACCTCGACTACTCGATCGTTCCCATCCCCACGAAGGACGGCTCGCCGTTCACGCTGGGCGTCGCCGATCACCTGATGGCCTTCAAGAACGACGGCAAGAAGCAGGAGGCGATCACGAAGTTCCTCGACTACTACTACACGCCCGACGTGTACGTGCCGTGGGTGAAGACCGAGGGCTTCCTGCCCACCACGAAGTCCGGTGCCGAGCAGCTCTCCTCCGAGGCCGACCTCAAGCCGTTCCTCGACCTGCTGCCCGCTGCCCAGTTCTACCCGAACACGAACCCGGCGTGGGACGCCACCAACGCGGCGTTCAAGAGCACGATCGGCAAGCTCGCCCAGGGAGACGACCCCCAGGCGGTGCTCGCAGAGATCCAGGCCGCGGCCGACGCAGGCTAG